A part of Sulfurimonas sp. HSL-1716 genomic DNA contains:
- a CDS encoding Bax inhibitor-1/YccA family protein yields MGLYDRDYARSTSFGFEAVRRTEAQTVSFVKETYKLFAASMLAAAVGAYVGIPFAGAVAASYWFIAIPWMLFGMFGLNMVKNKPGINMIALFAFTFVSGIIITPLLSHILGMKGGGALVANAFLMTSALFGALSFFAIKTTKDFTTYSKPLIIAFFVILGFSLINVFFIHSPAIFLFIQAAFLLVISVMVIHDTQNVISGAYETPMDGAIALYLDFFNLFITLLQLFGIFGSSDD; encoded by the coding sequence ATGGGATTATATGATAGAGATTATGCAAGATCTACTTCATTCGGCTTTGAAGCTGTGCGTCGTACTGAAGCACAGACCGTCTCTTTTGTAAAAGAAACGTACAAACTATTCGCTGCATCTATGCTTGCTGCTGCGGTCGGTGCGTATGTAGGAATTCCATTTGCGGGCGCTGTTGCGGCAAGTTACTGGTTTATAGCTATCCCTTGGATGCTATTTGGGATGTTTGGCTTGAATATGGTAAAAAATAAGCCCGGTATAAATATGATCGCACTTTTTGCTTTCACATTTGTCAGCGGTATTATAATAACTCCGCTTTTAAGTCATATTCTAGGAATGAAAGGCGGCGGTGCTTTAGTCGCGAACGCTTTTTTAATGACATCCGCTCTTTTTGGAGCATTGAGCTTTTTTGCGATAAAAACGACTAAAGATTTTACTACATACAGCAAACCGTTGATTATAGCTTTTTTTGTGATCCTTGGATTTTCACTGATAAACGTGTTTTTCATTCACAGTCCGGCTATATTCCTGTTTATTCAAGCCGCTTTCCTGCTTGTCATAAGCGTAATGGTCATCCATGATACGCAAAACGTCATAAGCGGCGCGTATGAGACACCGATGGACGGTGCAATCGCTTTATATCTGGATTTTTTCAATCTGTTTATAACGCTTTTGCAGCTATTTGGCATCTTTGGCTCAAGCGATGACTAA
- a CDS encoding thiamine-phosphate pyrophosphorylase, with translation MTNELTPDLFRVCDANLNRLKEGIRVVEDIARYRDNNKELSLKLKELRHLAKIDDLKPLLNGRDSMNDVLRPSTPSEMNRQSLQNIITANFKRAQESSRVLEEIYKLADPTLSENFKHIRYTLYALEKEFI, from the coding sequence ATGACTAACGAACTTACACCCGATCTTTTTCGGGTGTGCGATGCAAATCTCAACCGTCTTAAAGAGGGAATACGCGTCGTCGAGGATATAGCGAGATACAGAGATAACAACAAAGAGCTCTCTTTAAAACTCAAAGAGCTTCGTCATCTTGCAAAGATAGATGATCTAAAACCGCTGCTAAACGGAAGGGACAGTATGAACGACGTCCTTCGTCCTTCAACTCCTTCGGAAATGAATAGACAAAGCCTTCAAAATATCATAACCGCGAACTTCAAAAGAGCACAGGAATCCTCCCGCGTCTTAGAAGAAATATATAAATTAGCCGATCCAACACTCTCGGAAAACTTCAAACATATACGCTATACGCTTTACGCCTTGGAAAAAGAGTTTATATAA
- a CDS encoding methyltransferase domain-containing protein, with protein sequence MKISREFSKYAREYPKFNQIQEKVAKKLITSLRGKPKKILDLGCGSGAIYNLLDWKPEKFVGVDFSHKMLELHPKASNVRCILGDFNDAALFEDLLKEDFDYVVSASALQWAEDLKSVFEHIARFDVPFSLVLFTSGTFAAVNKTAKIDPITPSKEQVIELAAKCLKADIEIVNYSLEFESVRDMFKYIKKSGVSAGRNVLDYKQTKRLMDEYPLNYLEFEVVYINSFSKA encoded by the coding sequence ATGAAAATAAGTCGTGAGTTTTCAAAGTATGCGCGAGAGTATCCGAAGTTCAATCAGATACAGGAAAAAGTCGCAAAGAAACTTATAACATCTCTTAGAGGCAAGCCCAAAAAGATCTTGGATCTTGGATGCGGAAGCGGAGCCATCTATAATCTTTTAGACTGGAAGCCGGAGAAGTTTGTCGGCGTCGATTTTTCGCATAAGATGTTAGAACTTCATCCAAAAGCTTCTAACGTCAGATGTATATTGGGCGACTTTAACGATGCTGCGCTTTTTGAAGATCTTTTGAAAGAGGATTTCGATTATGTCGTATCGGCTTCGGCTTTGCAGTGGGCGGAGGATTTAAAAAGCGTATTTGAACACATAGCAAGGTTTGATGTTCCGTTCTCTTTGGTGCTTTTTACTTCCGGTACGTTCGCTGCCGTAAACAAGACGGCAAAAATAGATCCGATCACGCCTTCAAAAGAGCAAGTCATCGAGTTGGCGGCAAAGTGTCTCAAAGCGGATATAGAGATCGTGAACTATTCATTAGAGTTTGAAAGCGTACGCGATATGTTCAAGTATATTAAAAAAAGCGGGGTAAGCGCAGGGCGTAACGTGCTTGATTATAAACAAACCAAAAGACTTATGGATGAGTATCCGCTAAATTATCTGGAGTTTGAAGTCGTTTATATAAACTCTTTTTCCAAGGCGTAA